One window of the Haloarcula halobia genome contains the following:
- a CDS encoding mandelate racemase/muconate lactonizing enzyme family protein, protein MSNSKYHHLVSEMKGGIEWRDLSDRGMSRDPSRDVEITGITCHVIGGNFPWNIITVETDAGVTGVGEAYNGPIREHIEYLEPGLVGENPYDVERLTEHMTQLLSGLAGGTGFSQAAVSGIETALWDAVGKLVDLPIYQLLGGKYRDEIRIYCDSHAGTHLDEGSDKSFKAYEPEAYADAAEAVIDDGFDALKFDLDVAAGDADTATRRLSNAAVQHKVDVVAAVRERIGDDPLLAFDLHWNFNVETALRVARELEEFDIAWLEDPVPPENADSHRRVTEATSTPILAGENITRVEGLVPFLDEDALDVAAPDIQKCGGLSEFRRMAALADAYDVPVAPHNVASPVGTVASVHACATVPNAFVLEWHARDVDWWDDLYIGDPLIEDGRIEVPEGPGLGLELDLDELNSRLAPGQEPVEL, encoded by the coding sequence ATGTCGAACTCGAAATACCATCACCTCGTTTCTGAGATGAAGGGCGGAATCGAGTGGCGTGATCTCAGCGACCGCGGGATGTCGCGCGATCCGAGCCGCGACGTCGAAATCACTGGCATCACCTGTCATGTCATCGGCGGGAACTTTCCGTGGAACATCATTACCGTGGAGACAGACGCTGGCGTCACCGGCGTCGGGGAAGCGTACAATGGCCCTATCCGCGAGCACATCGAGTATCTCGAACCCGGCCTCGTAGGTGAGAACCCCTACGACGTCGAGCGCCTTACCGAACACATGACGCAGCTTCTTTCGGGACTCGCCGGCGGTACTGGATTCTCGCAGGCAGCCGTCTCTGGCATCGAAACTGCGCTTTGGGACGCCGTCGGAAAGCTCGTCGATCTTCCCATCTACCAACTCCTCGGCGGGAAATACCGCGACGAGATCCGCATCTACTGTGACAGTCACGCTGGCACCCACCTGGATGAAGGGTCCGACAAGTCCTTCAAAGCGTACGAACCCGAAGCGTATGCCGACGCTGCCGAGGCAGTTATCGACGATGGCTTCGATGCACTCAAGTTCGATCTCGATGTCGCCGCTGGCGACGCGGATACCGCAACCCGCCGCCTATCCAACGCCGCCGTCCAGCACAAGGTTGACGTCGTTGCGGCAGTCCGCGAACGCATCGGTGACGACCCGTTACTCGCGTTCGACCTCCACTGGAACTTCAACGTGGAGACCGCTCTTCGCGTTGCGCGCGAACTCGAGGAGTTCGATATCGCATGGCTCGAGGATCCCGTTCCGCCGGAGAACGCAGACTCCCACCGGCGTGTCACCGAGGCCACGTCGACGCCCATACTCGCCGGTGAGAACATCACACGCGTCGAAGGCTTGGTGCCTTTCCTCGATGAGGATGCCCTCGACGTCGCCGCGCCCGACATCCAGAAGTGTGGTGGGCTCTCGGAGTTCCGTCGTATGGCCGCCCTCGCCGACGCCTACGACGTTCCAGTGGCGCCACACAATGTCGCCAGCCCAGTCGGTACAGTCGCGAGTGTGCACGCCTGCGCGACCGTGCCGAACGCATTCGTCCTCGAGTGGCACGCTCGCGACGTTGACTGGTGGGACGACCTCTACATCGGCGACCCACTCATCGAGGACGGCCGCATCGAGGTCCCCGAGGGCCCAGGTCTGGGCCTGGAGCTCGATCTCGACGAACTCAACAGCCGACTTGCGCCCGGCCAGGAACCGGTCGAACTCTAA
- a CDS encoding DUF5798 family protein — MGLGSTAKKIQKVADVADDVYTKVNELKTQLQDLRQTVEATNDRVDDVDRELAEQRAIVEALADQQGIDTAAVLEEADLPAEEAETSPETE, encoded by the coding sequence ATGGGATTGGGATCGACGGCGAAGAAGATACAGAAAGTAGCGGACGTCGCAGATGACGTCTACACCAAGGTCAACGAGCTGAAGACGCAACTCCAGGACCTCCGACAGACAGTCGAGGCGACCAACGACCGCGTCGACGACGTCGACCGGGAACTCGCCGAACAGCGCGCAATCGTCGAGGCGCTGGCCGACCAGCAGGGCATCGACACCGCCGCGGTTCTCGAAGAGGCCGACCTTCCGGCTGAAGAGGCCGAGACGTCCCCGGAGACCGAGTGA
- a CDS encoding DUF7548 family protein: MNALRVAPTVGIVGCVLYILSLAAPYVIVGEPTAVSAYYGAGVLSPLVLGVLSLVAIIVLAAGREGRTDPSVAAGAGLVVGLFVVGLSLAWAVTVPGDLVLGLTESTLIEHHRWAVVAAGVPIPVGSAWFARALGLL, encoded by the coding sequence ATGAACGCGTTGCGCGTCGCGCCGACCGTCGGCATCGTCGGCTGTGTGCTGTATATCCTCTCGCTGGCCGCCCCGTACGTCATCGTCGGTGAGCCGACCGCCGTCAGCGCCTACTACGGTGCCGGGGTGCTCTCGCCACTCGTCCTCGGTGTGCTCTCGCTGGTCGCCATCATCGTCCTGGCGGCCGGGCGGGAAGGGCGGACCGACCCGAGCGTCGCCGCGGGCGCGGGGCTGGTGGTCGGCCTCTTCGTCGTGGGACTGAGCCTCGCCTGGGCGGTGACCGTCCCGGGTGACCTCGTGCTGGGACTGACCGAGTCGACGCTCATCGAGCACCACCGGTGGGCCGTCGTCGCGGCGGGTGTCCCCATCCCGGTGGGGTCGGCGTGGTTCGCCCGCGCGCTCGGCCTGCTTTGA
- a CDS encoding mechanosensitive ion channel family protein yields MQVGPIAEFLDGFGVPAATAIASAIVFVVAFVAIYVLGKVVVIPLVDRSLESRDLDAHARKPLKKLTSIVMLFVAVSVAFGLAEFGNFLQSLATIAAAATLAIGFAMQDVLKNFVAGIFIYTDKPFRIGDWIEWDGNSGIVEDISLRVSRVRTFDNELLTVPNSNLTDGVIKNPVAKEQLRLKFVFGIGYDDDIDKATEIIIEEAEANEGIMEDPAPSVRLVELGDSSVGLQSRVWIDDPSRADFVKTRGEYVQAVKQRFDEEDINIPYPNRTIGGGLELSNVEGLVEP; encoded by the coding sequence ATGCAGGTCGGCCCCATCGCCGAGTTCCTCGACGGGTTCGGGGTTCCGGCGGCGACCGCCATCGCGAGCGCCATCGTGTTCGTCGTCGCCTTCGTCGCGATATACGTCCTCGGCAAGGTCGTCGTCATCCCACTCGTCGACCGCTCGCTGGAATCGCGCGACCTCGACGCTCACGCACGAAAGCCGCTGAAGAAGTTGACGAGCATCGTCATGCTCTTCGTCGCCGTCTCGGTCGCGTTCGGGTTGGCCGAGTTCGGCAACTTCCTCCAGTCGCTCGCGACGATCGCGGCGGCCGCCACGCTCGCGATCGGCTTTGCGATGCAGGACGTCCTGAAGAACTTCGTCGCCGGCATCTTCATCTACACGGACAAGCCCTTCCGCATCGGCGACTGGATCGAGTGGGACGGCAACTCCGGCATCGTCGAGGACATCAGCCTGCGGGTCTCGCGGGTCCGGACCTTCGACAACGAACTGCTGACGGTGCCGAACTCGAACCTGACCGACGGCGTGATCAAGAACCCCGTCGCCAAGGAGCAGCTCCGCCTGAAGTTCGTCTTCGGTATCGGCTACGACGACGACATCGACAAAGCGACCGAGATCATCATCGAGGAGGCCGAGGCGAACGAGGGCATCATGGAGGACCCCGCGCCGTCGGTGCGCCTCGTCGAGCTCGGCGACTCATCGGTGGGCCTGCAGTCCCGAGTCTGGATCGATGACCCCAGCCGCGCCGACTTCGTGAAGACCCGCGGCGAGTACGTCCAGGCAGTCAAGCAGCGCTTCGACGAGGAGGACATCAACATCCCCTACCCGAACCGCACCATCGGTGGCGGCCTGGAGCTATCGAACGTCGAAGGGCTGGTCGAACCCTAA
- a CDS encoding YhbY family RNA-binding protein, which translates to MVADNTERKLHALDATLRVGKHGIESVADELDSQLDDAEYVKVKFLRSSRGGTTTEALADDLADLVDAEVVRVRGHTAVFEP; encoded by the coding sequence ATGGTCGCTGACAACACGGAACGGAAACTCCACGCGCTCGACGCGACGCTCCGGGTCGGCAAGCACGGCATCGAATCTGTCGCCGACGAACTCGATTCGCAGCTCGACGACGCCGAGTACGTGAAGGTCAAGTTCCTCCGGTCGTCCCGGGGCGGAACGACGACCGAGGCGCTGGCGGACGACCTCGCGGACCTCGTCGACGCCGAGGTGGTCCGCGTTCGCGGGCACACGGCGGTGTTCGAGCCATGA
- a CDS encoding ribonuclease P protein component 4 has translation MTDEATIARERIERLQELAREAVLSGHEERARAYVRRARRVGERQRLRLPRTFERSTCSSCDTYLVPGRNARVRTQNGHVVVTCACGAQSRYPYS, from the coding sequence ATGACCGACGAGGCGACCATCGCCCGCGAACGCATCGAGCGCCTCCAGGAGCTGGCCCGGGAGGCCGTGCTCTCGGGCCACGAGGAGCGCGCTCGGGCGTACGTCCGGCGAGCACGTCGCGTCGGCGAGCGCCAGCGCCTCCGGCTCCCGCGCACCTTCGAGCGCTCGACGTGTTCGTCGTGTGATACCTACCTCGTCCCGGGACGCAACGCCAGGGTGCGGACGCAGAACGGGCACGTGGTCGTCACCTGTGCCTGTGGCGCACAGTCACGGTATCCGTACTCGTGA
- a CDS encoding glycosyltransferase family 4 protein: MRVLNYLELESRLDRSGIGTSVDHQRAALAETDVDVVTSPWRDGHPAWALGGKVAFDDPVFREYDVAHCNMIGPGSVAVARHAKRHDVPLVLHAHVTREDFRDSFRGSNLVAPALGEYLKWFYSQADLVLCPSEYTKGVLEDYPVDAPIRPITNGVDVDALEGFELTREEYRERYDLDGMVVFAVGNVFERKGLTTFCELAEATDYDFAWFGPYDDGPQASAAVRRWTSDPPANVTFTGWIDDIRGAYGAGDVYLFPTKNENQGIAVLEAMACGKAVVLSDIPVFREYYEDGHDCLICADRSEFEDALERLEADPDLRRRLGENAKATTREHGLERVGERLVETYEEVV, translated from the coding sequence GTGCGCGTCCTGAACTACCTCGAACTGGAGTCCCGCCTGGACCGGTCGGGCATCGGCACCTCGGTGGACCACCAGCGGGCGGCGCTGGCCGAGACGGACGTCGACGTGGTCACGTCGCCGTGGCGCGACGGCCATCCGGCATGGGCGCTGGGTGGGAAGGTAGCGTTCGACGACCCCGTATTCCGGGAGTACGACGTCGCTCACTGCAACATGATCGGCCCCGGGTCCGTGGCCGTCGCCAGACACGCGAAGCGACACGACGTGCCACTCGTCCTCCACGCCCACGTCACCCGCGAGGACTTCCGGGACAGCTTCCGGGGGTCGAATCTCGTCGCGCCGGCGCTCGGGGAGTATCTGAAGTGGTTCTACTCGCAGGCCGACCTCGTGCTCTGTCCCTCCGAGTACACGAAGGGCGTCCTCGAGGACTATCCCGTCGACGCGCCCATCAGGCCGATCACCAACGGGGTCGACGTCGACGCGCTCGAAGGGTTCGAATTGACCCGCGAGGAGTACCGCGAGCGCTACGACCTCGATGGGATGGTCGTGTTCGCCGTGGGCAACGTCTTCGAGCGCAAGGGGTTGACGACGTTCTGTGAACTCGCCGAAGCGACCGACTACGACTTCGCCTGGTTCGGCCCCTACGACGACGGCCCGCAGGCCTCGGCGGCGGTCAGACGGTGGACGTCGGACCCGCCGGCAAACGTCACCTTCACCGGGTGGATAGACGACATCCGCGGGGCCTACGGGGCCGGCGACGTCTACCTCTTTCCCACCAAGAACGAGAACCAGGGCATCGCCGTCCTCGAGGCGATGGCCTGCGGGAAGGCCGTCGTGCTCTCGGACATCCCCGTCTTCCGCGAGTACTACGAGGACGGCCACGACTGTCTCATCTGTGCGGACAGGTCGGAGTTCGAAGACGCCCTCGAACGACTCGAAGCGGACCCCGACCTGCGCCGGCGACTCGGCGAAAACGCAAAGGCGACGACACGTGAACACGGACTAGAAAGGGTGGGCGAGCGACTGGTCGAGACCTACGAGGAGGTGGTCTGA
- a CDS encoding HalOD1 output domain-containing protein produces MNSPSDEIAHRQLEVNQHKPSVQIAKIVADLEGKQPEELTPTYEHLGNTIDEIFSNPPVRGAQVGITFSYEGYRIIIEQNGSAQFVKTA; encoded by the coding sequence ATGAACTCGCCCTCGGACGAAATTGCCCACCGACAATTGGAGGTCAATCAACACAAGCCATCCGTGCAAATTGCGAAAATAGTGGCTGATCTGGAAGGGAAACAGCCTGAAGAACTGACCCCCACATACGAACACCTTGGCAATACTATCGACGAAATATTTTCGAATCCTCCGGTCCGTGGAGCACAGGTCGGAATCACGTTTAGTTATGAAGGCTATCGCATCATAATCGAGCAGAATGGTAGCGCACAGTTCGTCAAAACAGCGTGA
- a CDS encoding bacterio-opsin activator domain-containing protein translates to MGDSESPSNTQGVVAVRFAVSDPTYPFVGVTQEADCRVELEKMIPRGSGKFAEFFTIMGADPDRILDLAQSNDFVEPRLVARYEDGGLYEFVVEGFCPARDLAELGAIPQEVVGENGKGHIGVEIPPTENPSSIVEEFLDDHPSATVVAKETKERSTPLFTIEELQQVMDDRLTERQRELLLAAYDAGYYERSPETTGEEIADAFGISPATVSQHLHAAERKLISLLSQENSSFQSKQ, encoded by the coding sequence ATGGGTGATTCTGAATCTCCCTCTAACACACAGGGCGTCGTTGCGGTCAGGTTCGCGGTGTCCGACCCGACGTATCCGTTTGTCGGGGTAACGCAAGAAGCGGATTGTAGGGTCGAACTCGAAAAGATGATACCGCGGGGATCGGGCAAGTTTGCGGAGTTTTTCACCATCATGGGTGCCGATCCGGATCGTATCCTCGACCTTGCCCAATCAAACGACTTCGTCGAACCCCGACTCGTTGCGAGGTATGAAGACGGTGGCCTCTACGAATTTGTCGTAGAGGGGTTCTGTCCCGCGCGGGATCTGGCCGAACTCGGGGCTATTCCGCAAGAGGTGGTGGGTGAGAACGGGAAGGGGCACATCGGTGTCGAAATACCACCGACTGAAAACCCATCCAGCATCGTCGAGGAGTTCCTCGACGACCATCCCTCGGCGACCGTAGTTGCCAAAGAGACGAAAGAACGCTCAACACCGCTATTTACGATTGAAGAGCTTCAACAGGTAATGGACGACCGGCTCACCGAGCGACAGAGAGAACTACTTCTGGCCGCGTACGATGCTGGATATTACGAACGATCACCCGAAACAACTGGCGAAGAGATCGCCGATGCGTTCGGGATTAGTCCCGCGACGGTTTCACAACACCTCCACGCCGCCGAACGCAAACTCATCTCACTACTGAGCCAAGAGAACAGCTCGTTTCAAAGCAAACAGTAG
- a CDS encoding glycosyltransferase produces the protein MALPHVAAFTDTYLPTVNGVTYTVETWRDRWQARGGRMDVVYPASDHEARDGEYPVRSLPFPFYEGFRLGMPQIPDAVADADLVHAHTPFSLGMGGQRLARKLEVPLVASYHTPTGEYAEYVAFNGTVEAAVQAGAESYERWFLDRAAVVLVPSERTAGHVRETVGTDARVEVIPNGVDTDFFEPVDAAAFRDRHDLPEGPLVGYTGRHGYEKCLGDILEACEGLEATVVFGGDGPAREHLEAEAAERDIDVRFLGFLDRAELPALYAALDVFAFPSPVETQGLVALEANCCGTPVAGVDAGALRNTIHDGQTGYSYEEGDIEGFRRAIERVLDEGETLRQRCLDRRERVSVEHAVDRLESVYDDVLATARR, from the coding sequence ATGGCACTGCCGCACGTCGCCGCGTTCACCGATACGTACCTGCCGACGGTCAACGGCGTGACCTACACGGTCGAGACGTGGCGCGACCGCTGGCAGGCCCGCGGCGGGCGGATGGACGTGGTCTACCCGGCGAGCGACCACGAGGCCAGGGACGGCGAGTACCCCGTCCGGAGCCTCCCGTTCCCGTTCTACGAGGGCTTTCGCCTGGGGATGCCACAGATTCCCGACGCCGTCGCGGACGCTGACCTGGTCCACGCCCACACCCCATTCAGCCTCGGCATGGGCGGCCAGCGACTCGCCCGCAAGCTCGAGGTGCCGCTGGTCGCCTCCTACCACACGCCGACCGGAGAGTACGCCGAGTACGTCGCGTTCAACGGCACCGTCGAGGCGGCGGTCCAGGCCGGCGCCGAGAGCTACGAGCGGTGGTTCCTGGACCGCGCGGCGGTAGTCCTCGTGCCGAGCGAGCGCACGGCCGGGCACGTCCGCGAGACGGTCGGTACAGACGCGCGCGTCGAGGTCATCCCGAACGGCGTCGACACCGACTTCTTCGAACCCGTCGACGCGGCGGCGTTCCGGGACCGCCACGACCTGCCCGAGGGGCCGCTCGTGGGCTACACGGGGCGCCACGGCTACGAGAAGTGTCTCGGCGACATCCTCGAGGCCTGCGAGGGCCTCGAGGCCACGGTCGTATTCGGCGGCGACGGGCCAGCACGCGAGCACCTCGAGGCGGAAGCCGCCGAGCGAGACATCGACGTCCGGTTCCTGGGCTTCCTGGACCGGGCGGAACTCCCCGCACTGTACGCGGCACTCGACGTCTTCGCGTTCCCGAGTCCGGTCGAGACCCAGGGGCTGGTCGCCCTGGAGGCCAACTGCTGTGGGACGCCCGTGGCCGGCGTCGACGCGGGCGCGCTCCGGAACACCATCCACGACGGGCAGACGGGGTACTCCTACGAGGAAGGGGACATCGAGGGGTTCCGCCGGGCCATCGAGCGCGTCCTCGACGAGGGCGAAACGCTTCGACAGCGGTGTCTCGACCGGCGGGAGCGCGTCAGCGTCGAGCACGCGGTCGACCGGCTCGAGTCGGTCTACGACGACGTGCTGGCGACGGCGCGACGGTGA
- a CDS encoding HalOD1 output domain-containing protein, with translation MDDSDSDDDAGPQERIIERQVDPVPGEANVRLLETIADVEGVDATDLPRLYPWLDEILKNLFSDPPADEAQTEVTFSYYGYRFTVTQDGRITMRKLGSLPDDVA, from the coding sequence ATGGATGATAGTGACTCCGACGACGACGCCGGCCCGCAGGAACGAATCATCGAACGTCAGGTCGACCCGGTGCCGGGGGAAGCCAACGTCCGACTCCTGGAGACCATCGCCGACGTGGAGGGGGTCGACGCCACCGACCTCCCGCGCCTCTATCCGTGGCTCGACGAGATTCTGAAGAACCTCTTCAGCGACCCGCCGGCCGACGAGGCCCAGACGGAGGTCACGTTCTCGTACTACGGCTACAGATTCACGGTCACACAGGACGGGAGGATAACCATGCGGAAACTCGGCTCGCTGCCCGACGACGTAGCGTAG
- the gatA gene encoding Asp-tRNA(Asn)/Glu-tRNA(Gln) amidotransferase subunit GatA, giving the protein MTDYNGYVTAERIEGSDDGPLAGRTVAVKDNISTAGVRTTCGSKMLEEYVPPYDATVVERLKAAGATIPGKTNMDEFGMGTTTETSAYGPVENPVAEGRVPGGSSGGSAAVVAAGDADLALGSDTGGSIRCPAAFCGVVGIKPTYGLVSRYGLVAYANSLEQIGPIAPTVEEAAELLEVIAGPDEHDATTREAPDGEESYADAADGDVDGLSIGVPTELLDGADDAVVETFWDAMSELEAQGATYHEVDLPSVEHAVEAYYVIAMSEASSNLARFDGVRYGKSGGYDGNWNESFAKAREEGFGEEVKRRILLGTYALSAGYHDKYYKKAQDARAWVKRDFDEALEDADVLASPTMPVPPMKRGESLEDPLTMYLADANTTPVNLANLPAISVPAGETDEGLPVGLQLVGPAFGERTLVRAGSALA; this is encoded by the coding sequence ATGACCGACTACAACGGCTACGTCACGGCCGAGCGCATCGAGGGCAGCGACGACGGGCCACTCGCCGGCCGGACCGTCGCGGTCAAGGACAACATCTCCACGGCGGGCGTCCGGACGACCTGTGGCTCGAAGATGCTCGAGGAGTACGTCCCGCCGTACGACGCGACCGTCGTCGAGCGCCTGAAAGCCGCCGGCGCGACCATCCCCGGCAAGACCAACATGGACGAGTTCGGGATGGGCACGACGACGGAGACGTCGGCCTATGGCCCCGTCGAGAACCCCGTCGCCGAGGGGCGGGTCCCCGGCGGGTCCTCCGGTGGCTCCGCCGCCGTCGTCGCCGCGGGCGACGCGGACCTGGCACTCGGCTCGGACACCGGTGGTTCCATCCGCTGTCCGGCCGCCTTCTGTGGCGTCGTCGGCATCAAGCCCACCTACGGCCTGGTCTCCCGGTACGGCCTCGTGGCCTACGCGAACAGCCTCGAACAGATCGGCCCCATCGCGCCGACTGTCGAGGAGGCCGCCGAACTGCTCGAGGTCATTGCCGGGCCGGACGAACACGACGCGACGACCCGCGAGGCCCCCGACGGCGAGGAGTCGTACGCCGACGCCGCCGACGGTGACGTCGACGGCCTCTCCATCGGCGTCCCGACCGAACTGCTCGACGGGGCCGACGACGCCGTCGTCGAGACGTTCTGGGACGCGATGAGCGAACTCGAGGCGCAGGGCGCGACCTACCACGAGGTCGACCTCCCCTCCGTCGAACACGCCGTCGAGGCCTACTACGTCATCGCGATGTCCGAGGCCTCTTCGAACCTCGCCCGGTTCGACGGCGTCCGCTACGGCAAGTCGGGCGGCTACGACGGCAACTGGAACGAGTCGTTCGCGAAGGCCCGCGAGGAGGGCTTCGGCGAGGAGGTCAAGCGCCGCATCCTGCTGGGCACCTACGCCCTCTCGGCCGGCTACCACGACAAGTACTACAAGAAGGCACAGGACGCCCGTGCCTGGGTCAAACGGGACTTCGACGAGGCCCTCGAGGACGCCGACGTGCTGGCCTCGCCGACGATGCCGGTGCCGCCCATGAAACGCGGCGAGAGCCTCGAGGACCCGCTGACGATGTACCTCGCCGACGCCAACACGACGCCGGTCAACCTGGCGAACCTCCCGGCGATCTCCGTGCCCGCCGGCGAGACCGACGAGGGGCTCCCCGTGGGCCTCCAGCTCGTGGGGCCGGCCTTCGGCGAGCGGACGCTCGTCCGCGCCGGCAGCGCGCTGGCCTGA
- the gatC gene encoding Asp-tRNA(Asn)/Glu-tRNA(Gln) amidotransferase subunit GatC: MSDNAVDPEEVRHVAELARVDLEADEVERFTEQFGDILEAFEALDEVPETEREADLANVMRPDEVHECLSQEEALRNAPEAEAGQFKGPKVS, encoded by the coding sequence ATGAGCGACAACGCCGTCGACCCCGAGGAGGTCCGACACGTCGCGGAACTCGCGCGCGTCGACCTCGAGGCCGACGAGGTCGAGCGGTTCACCGAGCAGTTCGGTGACATCCTCGAAGCGTTCGAGGCACTCGACGAGGTGCCCGAGACAGAGCGCGAGGCCGACCTCGCGAACGTCATGCGCCCGGACGAGGTCCACGAGTGTCTCAGCCAGGAGGAAGCGCTCCGGAACGCCCCCGAGGCCGAGGCGGGCCAGTTCAAGGGGCCGAAGGTGTCGTGA
- a CDS encoding transcription initiation factor IIB — MTDTTIRRYTSERETEDQQATEETAVVCPECGGSLVSDSERGETVCEDCGLVVEEDEIDPGPEWRAFDSTEKDKKSRVGAPTTNMMHDKGLSTNIGWQDKDAYGNSLSSRQREKMQRLRTWNERFRTRDSKERNLKQALGEIDRMASALGLPENVRETASVIYRRALDENLLPGRSIEGVATSSLYAAARQAGTPRSLDEITSVSRVEKDEIARTYRYVVRELSLEIQPADPESYVPRFASDLDLTEEVERRARQLLQNAKEQGVHSGKSPVGLAAAAVYAASLLTNEKVTQSEVSEVANISEVTIRNRYHELLEAEDSVHP, encoded by the coding sequence ATGACCGATACGACCATCCGCCGATACACGAGTGAGCGCGAGACCGAAGACCAGCAGGCCACAGAGGAAACGGCAGTCGTCTGTCCGGAGTGTGGTGGCTCCCTGGTCTCCGATAGCGAACGCGGCGAAACTGTCTGTGAAGACTGCGGGCTCGTGGTCGAAGAAGACGAGATCGACCCCGGCCCCGAGTGGCGAGCGTTCGACTCGACGGAGAAGGACAAGAAGTCCCGCGTCGGCGCGCCGACGACGAACATGATGCACGACAAGGGCCTGTCGACCAACATCGGCTGGCAGGACAAGGACGCCTACGGCAACTCCCTGTCCTCCCGCCAGCGCGAGAAGATGCAGCGCCTGCGCACCTGGAACGAGCGGTTCCGAACCCGCGACTCCAAGGAGCGCAACCTCAAGCAGGCGCTGGGTGAGATAGACCGCATGGCCTCTGCCCTGGGACTCCCGGAGAACGTCCGGGAGACGGCCAGCGTCATCTACCGCCGTGCGCTCGACGAGAACCTGCTGCCCGGCCGGTCCATCGAGGGCGTCGCGACGTCCTCGCTGTACGCGGCCGCCCGCCAGGCCGGGACCCCCCGCTCGCTCGACGAGATTACGAGCGTCTCCCGCGTCGAGAAAGACGAGATCGCCCGGACCTACCGCTATGTCGTCCGCGAACTGAGCCTCGAGATCCAGCCCGCCGACCCCGAGAGTTACGTCCCCCGCTTCGCCTCGGACCTGGACCTCACCGAGGAGGTCGAGCGCCGGGCCCGCCAGCTCCTCCAGAACGCAAAGGAACAGGGCGTCCACTCGGGCAAGTCTCCGGTGGGTCTCGCGGCCGCGGCCGTCTACGCGGCCTCCCTGCTGACAAACGAGAAGGTCACCCAGAGCGAGGTCAGCGAGGTGGCAAACATCTCCGAGGTCACCATCCGCAACCGCTACCACGAACTGCTCGAGGCCGAGGACAGCGTCCACCCCTAG
- a CDS encoding NUDIX hydrolase → METTRHFVATVYVVSDGAVALHEHDKLGMWLPAGGHIDRDELPHEAALRETREELGLDVDLVAPKEQIASETVRSIPQPQHFLLEDINVDASGAVGHQHIDFIFYGAAGSRDIDPGPGEQPAEDWGWFTPEALRDDADRFPEDVVEVGQRAIAAVEGR, encoded by the coding sequence ATGGAGACCACCCGTCACTTCGTCGCCACCGTCTACGTCGTCAGCGACGGCGCCGTCGCGCTCCACGAACACGACAAACTGGGGATGTGGCTCCCCGCGGGCGGCCACATCGACCGGGACGAACTTCCCCACGAGGCGGCTCTGCGCGAGACGCGCGAGGAACTGGGCCTGGACGTGGACCTGGTCGCCCCGAAAGAACAGATCGCCAGCGAGACGGTGCGCTCGATACCCCAGCCACAGCACTTCCTGCTCGAGGACATCAACGTCGACGCGAGCGGGGCGGTGGGCCACCAGCACATCGACTTCATCTTCTACGGCGCAGCGGGGAGTCGCGACATCGACCCCGGACCGGGCGAGCAACCCGCCGAGGACTGGGGCTGGTTCACGCCCGAGGCCCTGCGGGACGACGCCGACCGGTTCCCCGAGGACGTAGTCGAGGTGGGACAGCGCGCGATCGCCGCGGTCGAGGGGCGGTAA
- a CDS encoding universal stress protein has translation MYRVLLPIDSNVERATAQASAVLDLPHASDSVTATVLHVFEDEVTAEKTSIEQTTSGKKMLQMLRDAGVDVETVSVHGDPEERIVTAAAKREADMIILGGRKRSPLGALVFGSVSQAVILDSDRPVTVTGSGVDGTAESSPA, from the coding sequence ATGTATCGTGTTCTGCTTCCCATCGACAGCAACGTAGAACGGGCCACGGCACAGGCAAGCGCCGTACTCGACCTGCCCCACGCCAGCGATTCGGTGACCGCGACAGTCCTGCACGTCTTCGAGGACGAGGTGACAGCGGAGAAGACGTCCATCGAACAGACCACCTCCGGGAAGAAGATGCTCCAGATGCTGCGCGACGCGGGCGTCGACGTCGAGACGGTGAGCGTCCACGGCGACCCCGAGGAACGGATCGTCACCGCCGCTGCGAAGCGCGAGGCGGACATGATCATCCTCGGCGGGCGCAAGCGCTCGCCCCTCGGCGCACTCGTCTTCGGGAGCGTCAGTCAGGCCGTCATCCTCGATTCCGACCGTCCGGTGACGGTCACGGGGAGCGGCGTCGACGGAACGGCCGAGTCGTCGCCGGCGTGA